One genomic segment of Aquamicrobium lusatiense includes these proteins:
- a CDS encoding NlpC/P60 family protein: MIPADPERIITAARSWLGTPYHDQASLKGVGCDCLGLARGVWREVVGSEPFTMPPYSRDWGETGPREVLAEGARRMMIEVEPSYAGPGALVVFRMKPRAIAKHVGILTAPNSFLHAYEQLGVIEVPLTQSWHRRIAFAFLFPEKI, encoded by the coding sequence GTGATCCCCGCCGATCCAGAGCGCATCATCACCGCCGCGCGCTCCTGGCTTGGCACGCCATATCACGATCAGGCGTCCCTCAAAGGTGTGGGTTGCGACTGCCTTGGGCTCGCTCGCGGGGTTTGGCGCGAGGTGGTGGGGTCCGAGCCGTTCACGATGCCGCCCTATAGCCGCGACTGGGGTGAAACTGGCCCCCGCGAAGTTCTGGCCGAGGGCGCACGGCGCATGATGATCGAGGTCGAACCCTCGTATGCCGGTCCCGGCGCGCTGGTCGTCTTCCGAATGAAGCCCCGCGCCATCGCCAAGCATGTCGGGATCCTGACCGCGCCCAACAGCTTCCTCCACGCCTATGAGCAGCTGGGCGTAATCGAAGTGCCACTCACGCAATCCTGGCACCGGCGCATCGCCTTCGCCTTCCTCTTCCCGGAAAAGATCTGA